The genome window GGAATACTTTGGAAGCTCTGCTCGGATTAAAGGAGAACAACCTTCCTATTCCCAATATGCGGGAATGGGAACTCAAAGGTCAAAGGCTGCACTCTAATTCTTTAATTACCATCAAACACATAGAACCTTCTCCCAGGGCCTCAAAATTGGTTTCGACTTTGTTGCTTCCCCTGTACGGCTGGGAGCATAAAGAGGCAGGCAGGAAATACCCGGATAATGAAAAGAGTTTTAGATCCACGACGAGCGCTGCCGGCTATACGAATCGAGGGTTCCGATTGGTTTTAGATCGGCGTCAATATAGGCTTCGTTTTGTTTTTGATCCTTATCAGGCCGACCACACCGATCCGGAAATTGTCAAATGGCTGGAGAGCGTCGAACGTCGGGTAGGTTTAGGCCCTCTCAACCCCGAGTCGTATTGGGGATTAGATGATTTGCGATATGAAATTGGCGTAAAAGTGAA of candidate division KSB1 bacterium contains these proteins:
- a CDS encoding MvaI/BcnI family restriction endonuclease yields the protein MTKEQLLESLYKISAKGWHKSVKDTITTRNDGAVGNTLEALLGLKENNLPIPNMREWELKGQRLHSNSLITIKHIEPSPRASKLVSTLLLPLYGWEHKEAGRKYPDNEKSFRSTTSAAGYTNRGFRLVLDRRQYRLRFVFDPYQADHTDPEIVKWLESVERRVGLGPLNPESYWGLDDLRYEIGVKVKNCFYVIADTKISKGREFFKYVKLLVLSGFSFDGFLECIEEGIVLVDFDARSGHNHGTKFRIRQNQWHRLYESVEEINLEK